The nucleotide sequence cccattaatcAATCTTCTTCAGATGCTTCAAAGCAGCTTCGATTTGATATTTCTGTCCTGCCACCCAGATGTGAAACCAGAGTCCCTCTGGCCCGTTCAGCAGGCACATATTTGCCCAACTTTTACCACTCTGATCATCATTTGCACAGTTTGCGTTTAGTCAGTAgttctttgtatgtttttgattcaatttgtaaactgtatttcacaaactgctttaaaaaaaaagactctaaaACCTGATTAAGGCAATAAATGAGTGCTCCTTCTTTTTCTGCAGACCTTTGATGATTGTAACCCAGAAGATAACCACGCTGGCTTTCCAGCTCCATGACGGTAAAGTACCCCAGAATAGATCCACAGACACTCAAAGCAGAGCTCAACAGATGCCATTAATCACGGTTCCTTTCTAATTTGAATGTTTGACACGGTTCTATTTCtcatcatttttttatttcaggcatGTGTAAGAAAGGTGAAGGGCTGACGTCGGAGCAGAAGCGCCTGGCCATACAGTAAGTGTTCAGCCAAAGACGGCTTCAGTTGCTCCTAAacactattttctttttgtcatcGTCAGTGGAAACAAAAGGGAGGAGGtatggtattaaaaaaaaaactacagcacTGAATCTGAACTAACACCTTTTATTTAAAGAGTAAatgactttttcttttcctttagcAACGGCGGACAATAAGAAGGAGGTGAACTCATGGTGAATAGTTTGTTCCTAAAAGCAGCATGCTGGAAACTTTGAACAGAGACGACGTTCTGCATGAAACATCTGACTTTCCTCTGCATGTGAAGCGATCCAATCACTGCCATCCGCCACGCATGCCTGTTAGATATAGAAAACAAATCAATCGAAACATAAAGCGTAGTGGTCATTTATAATGACTTGcatcttcatttatttttattttttttacttgttacGATGCACAACGTcgccttttttctcttctaatgTGACCAGTGGCACAccctttccatttctttttgctCAAGTTGAAGAAAATAAGCAAacgtatccccccccccccccccttaacgATTTGCACATCTTAGCATCTTTTAGTGGAGATTTTATTGGACTGAGAAGCATTTTTTGACGTGTTTTACCCATAAATCTCTGCAGACTGCtgcgtgcatttgtattcagccccctgagCCGATACTGTAAAGCCCCCTTCAtctgcaaccacagctgctGGCCGTTTtggatcttctccaccaatatTTGTACATTTCAGCGCAAAACCCTTTCATATTTATCTTTTAGGAAATAGTCAAATGGGAACAGTTTGTCGATCTGGATCTGTCTGAGTTGTTCAACACGTGAACGTAGTGTGATCTAAACCCGGCCGTTGTAGCTCCGACGGCATGTCTAGTGTCAAAGGTTGACCTCTGCCCACAGTTTGAAATCTCTTACAGCCTctaccaggttttttttttccaggatttccCTGTTTTCACCTCCGTCCATCTTCCTTTCTGCTCTCACCACTTTCTCTTTAACgtccatccccacagcatgatgctaacACCGCCACGTTTCGCTTTAGGGATGGTGCGTTCAGTGTTAGTATTCTGCCACACATGACCTTTTCTGTGCATGCAAAAAGGTTTAAGTTCGATCTCATCCAATCAGCTGCATGGCTTTTTGGCAAATTACAGGCAAATTagactttttaaatttaatccaattcaattttatttatatagcgccaattcatgaaacatgtcgtTTTAAggcaaagtcaaatttaatcagattatacagattggtcaaaaagattcctatttaaggaaacccagcagattgcatagagtcttgacaagcagcattcactcctcctgaaagagcgtagagccacagggagagtcgtctgcattgtacatggctttgcagcaatccctcatactgagcaagcatgaagtgacagtggagaggaaaactcccctttaacagctTTATGGCTTTCTTCTCGCCAGTCTTATGttacaggcacatttttttgGAGTGCATGACTAATATCCTCCTTGTCTCttgtttctcttcctctttcGATCACGCTCTCCACGCCCAGCCTGTTAGTAGACAGGTGTGTGATCACGTCTTCATAGGCTTTTCAGTtgtgttgggattttatttaggggtgtcaggGAAAAGAGGGCTGAATACTAATGCATGGCCCGGTTTTCCCATTTTTATTCGCAAAATAACGAGAAAGCCGTCCATCACTTCATCATTATGGACTCCTCACATAAAaccccagtaaaatacattacagCTTGTGATGTGAACAAAATGGGTAAATGTTCAGAGGAACTGACTCCACGGTGATAATGCAGCACCAGACCTGAAGTGATTAGGATTGCCTGCCTAGTTTAAATGTCGTTaatgtcatttatttcagtCTAATTAGCTTTTCGTTTTCTCTGCAGCGTGAGGCCGTCTCTCATTGAGTATCTGAGTTATAATCTGAACTTCTTGAGCGTCTTGGTGGGGCCTTGCAGCAGCTATAAGGACTACGTCGACTTCATAGAGGGCAAACACATCAGCTGGAGGCTGAAGCAGCACCCTGCAGCGTGCAACGGGCAGAACGGCTACGACAAGACACCCGAACCGTCCCCTCGCGTGAGTTTGCTGCTGTGGTGTCGCTGAAATGTCACCTGAGAGAATAACTGTTTGGTTTTAAgactaaaaaaaatgaaagattttgGCTTTTTCCAATGAACGCTGTGATCTACCACGACCAGCTGGAGTTTTATCGCGGCAGAAATGCACCCAGTTTGTATTAGGCTCtgtttaattagatttttatttttttttagcatcaaCAATTTTCTGCTTCAGCCGGTATGAAATGAGGAAAACACAACTGCTGTAAACGGATATAATTAATGAGTTTATTAGAGCACAATCTGAAATAAAGGTCTGTGCCCGTACTCCCAGAAATTcacagagtcctctcagagagctcatatcttagcctaaaaactCCTAAGAGTCTCagcttaagagtgattcagatcgCTGCTCAGAGCGACTCTGGGTAAAGAAATTTTTATCTTTCAGAGGAGGAGCGGTTGACCCCctacaagggggaaaaaaaacaaattcgcTCCTATCAAAGGAGAGATTTTACTGGGATTACCTGCTTATGTAATGTGGTCTTATTTGGCAAAACGAtggacagaaaataaagaaaaaatcatctttttttctcgGCGCATCTTGGTGCTTTGACGCACCAGCCTGGAACGTGAGAACGGCTCCAGCAATCAAAagcgaggagatggcatcacacaagcagaCTTCTAGATCACATTTCAGGCTGCTGACATTATGCAATGCAGGAAATACTTTCTCatctctttttatatatatattttttttttgttgtaaatttcttcactttttgttcatgattatccaacattttacctattatttatttatcctcgaTAAAATGAGGTAGAGCCATCTTTAACCCCTCTggctgctgaaactaattaatttccctgtttggggatgataaagtttatcttatctacatattaataattgtatgatttgttatagaagtttatgtgctcatttcctccactgtttaggtggtagatcagccaatcagctctctctgtttccatcatcttcctgcttgagacactcttaggctcactaaaagtcctcctcactactcctaacattttgtcactttaggagctcaCTTAAGGCcaaagatgctttgtgaataacttttatcttccAAGCTAAAATTCTAAGAAATGTTTTAGAATTTCCCGAATGCTAcgatttttcctaaaataacGTCACTTTTAGTACAAGGAAACTTTGTCAATACGAGCATAAAtgattaaagtaaaataaatagaaaacaaacCATATGGATGTAACTATTTCGCCTTGTTTTGGGCGGTTTACTGCTGCATCATTTTGGGCTTGTATGATGTTTTGATGAAGCTGGATCTCTTTTTCCAGGACGCAGTGTGTCGGAAGCTGCTGGTCTGCTGCGGCTGCATAACGTTCTTCCTCGTTATCACGCGCCGTCTGCCCATTACCTATAACGCAGATGACCACTTTGTCAGCCACGCCTCCTTCCTCACCAGGCTAACCTATGCTTTCATCTCCATACAAGCAGCAAGACCCAAGTTCTACTTTGCCTGGACGCTTGGTAAGCTCTGTGCATGGGCCCTGtgtccacacacacacgttaGATCCTAAAATGCTATTGCTTATTTTGAACTGTATCTGAAACTTTGTTGTATAGAAGCTGGTAGTGATGTAAGCCTTCAATGGTGGTTTATCCCTTCTATTAACCACAACGTTAGGagatttttcctccttttttcgCCTTAACGACTGTGCAGCCGTTGCCTTgtgtgttttcagctgacgcGGTAAACAACGCAGCAGGTTATGGCTTTATGGGGATGGATGAAAGTGGAAAACCCTCCTGGGACCTCGTTTCCAATCTCAACATCATCGGGATTGAGGTAAATTCTTGCTTTGACatggataaaaaatataaatggatACAAAAATCAAAGTTGTGATCAGAAGTTTACTTCTGGAGATGAATGTCGTTTTGTTCTGGGTTTTTAGTAATacatttgaaccttttttttttccaattaagtttatttgtatagcaccaattcacgacacatgtcatctcaaggcactttacaaagtcggTTCAATCAGATCcttcagacagattggttaaaaacgttctttatctaaggaaacccagcagatcgcATCAAGTCATTCACttgcagcgttcactcctcctggatgaacatTTAACGACAGTGGACAGTTTCTTGCATTGTGTCGCggattttgcagcaatccttcactcagagcatgcatgaagcgacagtggagaggaaaacccctctttaacagggagaaacctccagcagaaccaggctcagtctGAATGACAATCTACcacgaccaactgggggtttgagCAGACAGACCGTACACAACAAAGCACCAAAGCACTGATGCAGGAGTACTTTTCATGTTAGAGAAAAGTGAAAACATAATGGCATTACCAGTTCCTTAACATGCTTTATCTAGGATAGAAACATGGCTAAGAAGATAAGCTCTGAGCCGGTTTCcgggagaggaagtgaaacgtcttcaactacggaaaacaagtccagttgctttgttttttactttttttgcaatgaccatgacctggatgactgagaatcttcaccagcatagaGCATGAAGTTGTTCTAGCCCACCCTATGCCCCCCTTCAGGACGGTGCTACAGCCTAGGAGAACCGCAGGCCAGATTTTGCTGctatgaagagagaaaaaaaaaaacagcacaacagtCAAAGTTTAAATAATGGCAAAATTgcagagtagtaggagaatgtagcaCAGTGTGTAAATGATGATACAACCTGCCACTTCAAtgacttaaaaaataagaatttgttGCTGAAGTTTGAATATTTGGGAGACTTTCTGTGATCTGCAGAAGGTCAGATTTATAAACTCTTTTAACCTTGTACAGACCCAGCTTTTAAGCAGTCCTGAAATAATGCAGAAAGTTCAACGTAAGCCTttttaaaagtagttttttatgaacattttgtgGTCTTTCTCCTGGTGGAACCCCCATCAGTGCCCTAGTTTAAACTGTTTAACCCAAACACCCACCGTCATTGAAAAGGAAATTGGTTATTGGTGACTAGGCATAAACCATCATAAAGTGAGTGTAACATTGAATTCTTAAGTCAAAATTTCTACTTCACACAAGTtgtggtctcatctgaccaaataTACACGTTTATTGATGGCTGCAATGGCTTGTGGTTTCTCTGCAGCTTGCTAAGGGACATTTATCCAAATGCTCTTGTATGTTAATTTTTGTTACACCGTGTGTGCATCCAGTACTTGTTTAAAACGCACTGAAGTTTTGTGACACATCATCATTTcctccagtaaaaaaaaaaagaagcttcaaATGCATGAAATAAAACCCAGACTGAACATGACAGTCAATCTGATGAGTTTATGTAAACTCCTGAGCAGCGCTGAGCGATCTTTTATAATTCATGCGCTCATGTTCCTGATGGAAACACTAAATATTTCCTCACTCTTTTCAGACAGCAACCAGCTTTAAGACCTTCATTGACAACTGGAACATTCAAACAGGAATCTGGCTCAAGACGTGAGTCCAGAGACTAGCAGCCCATGCCTACAGTTCACAGACAGAACCTAGAATAAATGTACGGTTCACCTAAAACgctcttcttcctctctttcaGGGTGTGCTATGACCGAGCTCCGAAGCACCGCTTGGCGTTGACCTTCATCCTGTCGGCCCTGTGGCACGGTGTTTATCCAGGCTACTACTTCACCTTCCTCACTGCTATCCCCATTACCATAGCAGCAAGAGCTGTGAGTAACTCGTCTCCTTTGCACTGGGGCAAAGAAATTCTGCAAGAATACATGAGCTAAATTGATGATTtgaacaaagcaacaaaaacgGTATGTGGATTGTATCTGAGCTTGTGTTGAAAAAGCACCCTCTGTCTCCCTGTACCAGATCCGGAGGTCTGTTCGCCACTACTTCCTCGGCTCCAGGGCCGTGAAGCTTGGTTACGATGTTGTAACTTGGGCAGCGACCCAGCTAGCCATCTGCTACACTGTCATGCCCTTCCTTCTTCTCTCAGTAGACCACACCGTGGTCTACTACAGGTATGTGCCATCTGCTATTAAGGACCATCTTTGAAAACTTAATGCCCTGGAAATGTAGTCATACCACTTCCACAATATTTTTCCAAATAAGAAAACTAAGAAGAGTGTGTGATGCGTTTGCATTCAGCCCGTCTGAGTCAATGAATGCTGTGTGAAACCACCTTTTGCTAAGATCATGGCTCTAAAGCCTCCGGCAGGTCCACGCCGCCATATTACGTCATTTTGGTTCCCACGACCCTCCGTGCGGCCAAAAGTTTCCGTAAGATATTTATGAAAAGGTAAAGGTCAAAAGGTcacccccccccgccccccacacacacaccttcttcaaatcagacaaaattggtgccAAACGTTTGTGCTGCATTTGTGCGCAAACAGAGTTGAGTTAATTGACACCCATTTCATCTGAATTGaagaaggtgtgtgtgtgtgtgtgggggggtgacCTTTTGACCTTTACCTTTCATTAATATCctcaaaaccaaagcagcacaaacaacAATGTTTGCTGCACATGGAATCGTATTAAAAGGCGTTCTTGGCTTGCGTGCCTGTTTCTGGAAAGCATTGATGAAATCTGGTCTAACCTGTTTGGAAGGTGCAgtttcacaatgtttttttttttctacaaggCTTGTGGTGATGTAGGGACTAATTGAGTCAGTAATGCtactttacattttctgaattgtCAATCTTTCTGCTCTCAGTGCAATGATAGAAGAAGTCATGCTTGGTTTTCCATTTTTCCCCCTCCCCAGGTCTATGTACTTCCATGTCCACATCATCAGTATTCTGGCTGCCGTTGCTCTGCATCAGAAACACAAACCCAGAGAACCCTCTGCCACCAACAAGTCGCCTCCCCCcgtctcctcctcatcctcctcctcctcctcctcctcctcctcggctgCTTGCTCAGCTCAGTGCCAGGCTGTTCACTCCAACAATAACGGCAAAGTAAACTGAGACTCttgtcttcactttttttttttttttctttttgttttttagcccaGCTTGGGAGTTTTCTAGAAGTGTGTGAAAAAGTtatgctatttatttctccgCTACAATACAAAAGACTCAGGCCGTATTCCTGATGCGCTGGATGTACACAATAGGAGCCTTCAGCCATGTTGGAGGATTAGCAGCCTGCACAGAACAGAACAGCACACAGACTGCAAGGAGAAGCAGAAACCGAGGGAATATCtgtgatgccccccccccccccccccatgcaacCTCTCCACCCACCAGACACCAGCTTCAACCTCAATGCCCGAATGTGAAAAGAGAAAcgaagctctctctctctctctctctcttctgccCCCTCCTCCTCAGCTGGTGGGATGGGAGCCAGCAGCACAGTGGCAAATACCAGGcgccgcacacacacacacacacacacacactcatctaTAAACAGACACGAGGAAGCTAATATGCACATGCTCCTCCGACATGCTTGCACTCGGTCACACCGGCGGCGCACAAAGGCCGCCCTTGTGAGTCCACAGAAGAGCGCGCAGAGAGGGCGCTGGGCTGCAGCCGCCGCCGCACCTACATCACCCAGAGGATGCGGTAGATTCGTCTGGATAATGATCTGACCCAAGCTACATGCCAAACACCCTCAATCGGCAACGACGTGTCAGTATTACTCTCGCCACAGATGGACTGGGATGAAGACCACAGGAGCTGCTCAGTGGAGCACATTCTCTGGAAAAGAGGAAGATTCCCATTTATGATTCCACTGATAACCCGACTGATGATTAGAAACGTCGATGCATAGCCGCAATAAGAGATTTAAGGATGAAACACTCTGTTTTTATAGGCTGGTGAATGTAACTTCTCCTTTTCTTGTGTCTGTGTTCCTGCTATAGAAGCACAAATTTAATATCGCCGTGCCTATCATGTGTTCAGGGCTGGATACCTGTTACTATGGTAGAAAGGAGCTGGGTTAAAACTGGAAGAAACGTGCTCAGACTTTCCATGGCCGGGCAGGAAACACTGGAGACGCTCCAAGAAATGGACAATGCGGAAAGAGaggagtttgtttttaaacttgattttcCCCTATAGGACCCCCCGATTGAACAGAGACATCTGCTGATTGGTTGGTTGTGTCGTCTAATCCGAGCTTCATGAAACTAAAAGGAATTTAGCTGAAACGGATTAAAGTTTAGCTTCTTCGAACACAGTTTACCTGCTAGAATCCTAAAATCTCCATcatagaggttttttttttgtttttgttttttaacactcTCTTCCACTTTTGCACATTTGAAACCGATGTTCGTGTTTTGATCACAGATGAGTCGTGACTTTGGTCCCAGTGATGTGTTTGGCCATTTTCAAATGGGTGTGGTCGTTAACGGTGCTACCTGTAGGCTTATTGAAATTCCACTTATACAAGtgccatttttttatatatatataaataatgacCCGATGCCCAGCGATGACTTAGGACTGTTTAATCCTGTCATACAGGAGCTTTTTACCCTTTGGGCAGATGTGCGTTGTGGTTGTCCTTGTTTCCTGCTTATTTCAAAGATAGATTTTTCTCCTACTGTCTTTTAATATAGAAATCTTTGGAGCTGAGGTCTAAATATCGATGTATGTTGTAAGCATACAGTTAGCGGGTGAATTGGGACAGTAGCTATCCTGTTTGAATGATCGCCGCGTTCGATCCCTCCTTATGCCGTCCAGCAGCAAGCAGTCGGTGCAAATTCCCCACTTCCTGCACATGCATGAAAGCAATAGAAAAACTCGTTTAAGGGGCGATTGAAAGGTTAGATtcgtttttaagttatttttcttttacctggTGCCCTCCGCCACCCCTCTAATATCACCCTGGGCAAGAGCCCACATGACACCAATCAAAAACGGTCATCGAGTGGTGGCCTAAAGCACGGAGGCGCAGAGAAATGAGCATTAATGGCATGTACCCTGCAGGGAAAGTATTTTAACTCGGTTGACATCTGTGCAATGCTAACGATAAAAATATCAATTCAGTTTCTAAACACTAAATATTTTCAGCTAAAACCCGGCATTATAGTGACGCTGTTGATCGTGTTAACCTTTGAATGCACGCCGGCACCGCTCACAGTTTACGAAGTCACAACGATTGGCAGCTTTCTGTGCCTGTTTTTTATAGATTTAGACGCCATTCTGGTGATGCAGTGTTTGAGTCCGATTGCATGCAGGCTCCCCAAGAAAGGCCGGGTGTGTAAAATGAAGCGttccccccacccacccaagCACAGGAACcttttacatttattgtttgTAAAATAGCACAGTTTGTCTacatgtgggtgaagtgtcatTGGTAAGGTGTGGCACGGGTGCGTTACAAATGTGTGTTTGAATGAATGAGCAGCTATTTGAGTGATTTAACACTGTTAATGAAGACTTGTTATCTACACGCACTGACTGGGAGAGCGTCTGtcgcactgtttttttttttttttttaatctcatgACACCGCTGCTCTATTTTAGTATTGTTTGTTTAGAGGAAAGAGCAAGTGGTTAAAGATTAACCTCAAAGTGAAATAAAGTTTCATGGAACAATAAAGAGAGACGAGCATAATTTCATAATTTTGTATCAAGATCGCTGTAACCTCCCAGGTCGGCCTCAGAGTGGCTCCCTCCCCGTCCCacgtgtcccccccccccccccctgagaAACGGCTGTGTTTTGTTCCCCCCCGGAGCCTTGTGCCAGTCTCAAAACGACCAGGGAGAAACACGATGGCATAATCATAACAACGAACATAACCGCGTCCAAAAAAGCTACAGCACTGCAAGATTAGCttaggttttaatgttttattttttttaaaaagtagtaCAGTACAATATGCAGAAAGACTTTATagataaaagatttattttctgaaaaaggaaacttatcagatattaaaaaaataataatactgaaAATTAAACTGCCTGGATTGATTTGACCAAATCTGCATTGCAAGGGGGAAGCTGTGGGATAAACTCTTAAGTGCAACAACATAAAGAGTTTGACATGGAAATGATTTGATTTCCCCTGGAGGATCATTTTAAACCAGGTTTATTTCTTAGTAAAAAACGATGAACTTGTAatacaaatcatttttttttcagctttatttaaacACTGTCACTCAATACCAGCATTATATTGGCACTCGGGCAAAATATCTTTGCCATTCCTAAAGAATGAATGTAAATTCTGGCTGGTAGCCAATCAACCTGACCAATCAGAAGAGAGGCTGATTGTGTTCACAGCTACCAGGAAGTCTACGCCTAAgtcgagttaaaaaaaaaaaatccaggccTCGTCATTTTCACATTTATCTGAAGAACAGATAATATCCTGGGAATATTTTCCGGAATGACAATGTTTCATTGCAGGTATCTGGTGTCTGTTACAACATTTTCTGATGAATAATGTTCCCCAAATTACCCTAGTACTGCAAAAAAACGCTCCCTTATTTAGTGGTAATTGATCAGATGTTCGTATCCAATAAAATACGGGTGTGAATATTCAAATCTTCAGAACGTATAGTCAAATCACAGAACCATTAATTTATCACAATAATATGTTGATTCAACTAACAGGACATGATAaaggtgtagtgtaaataaaGCCTAATGTCTCACGGTTTTATCACAGGGCGtagttttaggattttgcaGCATGCTGGGTTTAAAttagagattgctgcaaagggaACCACTTCAAGTAAACAACGTGGCTTCTTAGATGGATAACTTTTTTACTGATTGGACTTGTAGGGTCACCAGAACCAGCTTTATTGGCCATGATTGTGTGACTATTCAGGCTGTAAGGTGTCCATTGCGTTCATCAGATTGACAGCCTggggggaagaaactgtctctgtggcggcTGTTTTTTGTAAACGGCGATAAAGAGTTTGTGTGGGGTCTGcggagatgttagctgcccttttcctgaccctagagCTGTACacgtcctggatggagggaaggtcagccctgGCGATCTGCTCTGCGGACCTAATTGTTCGGTCTAGTCTGGACCGGTCCTGTTGTGTGGCTGAGCCAAAAGCCACACGGTGATGGAGGAACACAGGGCAGACTGAATGGTGGCAGCATAAAAGATAACCAGCAGCTCCCATGGAAGGCTGTTTCTCTTGGCATGCAGCGGGAAGTACCGTCAGTAACGGGCCTTCTTCCCAAGTGTCTCAGGTCCCAGGAGAGGGAGGTTCCTAGGAACCGGAAGTGATCCACGTTAGACAGACTTTAATTGCTCTGTGCTGCGGGACCATATGAGGCTACGATTGGACTGTTTTGGAACAAATAATTTATAGGAATTACATTCGGACCTGTGCAGCTGAGTATTACTTGGCTCTGTTTGATCCCTAAAGTGCCAAGAGATCACGTTCAATGTCATTTGGctctgtataaataaattaaaaccaaatGAAACACAGCTCACATGAGCTAAGCAGTTAAACCCACAGTAGAACCTCCGGTCTCTCTTCTGATTGGCCAGTTTGATTGGTCCCTGTCCAATCAGTCTTAAGTGTGAAGGTTGTCAAAATTGCCCTCCTTACAACATTAATTCAGAGCTGAGTTTTACCTGCATGTTTCAGCTTGTATCTGCAGACCACCGACATGTATGGAGCTAAAAgagtgacagcttgcagcgaTGTTGAAAAGAGATCTGgcattgtaaaaacaaacattgaaaaatcacaTGCAATGgctttgaaaaagagatttggcattgaaaatattagacattgaaaagtcaaacattgttggaaagtaaaaacttatatTCTCGTTTTATGCTGTGGCTTTTTTCAATGACAGACGTTTTCATTGTCactgcagagctccttcagcTACCATGTCGCTACAAACTGGCAGTGTTTTGCCgtcgggggcggggctaaattgaaggcCCCTTCATGGATCTTCCATTTTCCTGGTACTCCTCGTCAtctttttcaatgtttgatttttacaatgccaaatctcttttcaacatcgctgcaagctgtcactgttttagcgcCATACATACATAACCATGGAGatctaaaacaacacaaaaactcATACTTGTAatcatttatctatttattccttcttaattatttatatttttttgtacctgGGATGGACCtaccaaataaagaaaattgatggatatttttattttatgacatATACCCAGTTGCAGGATACAAGAAAAAcgtttttaatgaaaagtaataaaataatgtgATTCATCACACATACTTAAACATATTCCCaccaacaaaaaataataaaaaaggtcaTGCAAAACTCCCCACTTTAGGGTAGAGGGTTGAGAAACTTTATTGGATAGATGCAAGATAAATTCTTTCAAccaatttttttccatttttagttatttattttttttagtttgagaAAAGGGCGCCACCCTTAGGTCATAAGACCAAACAGAAAATCTTCTAGTTTGCTTCTGGAAACTGGAAGCTGTCAACTCGTTTCAGTGCAAACAAAGACCACAGCCAGTTTACGACACGAAACAAAAACGGCATTCGTTAGCATGCATCGACAGTCCAGACACAAACCAatgtgctgtcttttttttatgctcGATTCCAACATTTTTggcccatttaaaaaaaaaaaaaaaacaccagatttCAGAATGATGAACATAATCAGGGCCACAGAAGGTGTGGAGCCCTTTGTCTGTTAGGGCTCCGCCTGATTAAATCCCACCTGTATCTACGTGCCGTCAGTCATGTGCTGCAAACCTTACAGAGGTACTTTTATTTATCATCTTTAGAATTCATATAATGCATGCAAGATGGTAAAGGAAGAAACTACATAAATATGTACATTTCTCTGTACATCTGTTCACTCTTAGAACTTGTGGCAATCTGTGTGGTCCACACGGCACAAAGCTGAAACAGTGTCTCTATTTCAAGTGTTTGGAGACATCATTT is from Fundulus heteroclitus isolate FHET01 chromosome 3, MU-UCD_Fhet_4.1, whole genome shotgun sequence and encodes:
- the mboat1 gene encoding lysophospholipid acyltransferase 1, with amino-acid sequence MGEREDAMFKTTGSKWLQPVGGYLGLTLEQVNFLACQLFALVAAFWFRLYLSPKHANPMVRHAVAALLGIAFLLFCFGWYSAHILAVVAVNYLLIIKADINNVHRYSMVTAMGYLTACHVTRVFIYNYGILSTDFSGPLMIVTQKITTLAFQLHDGMCKKGEGLTSEQKRLAIHVRPSLIEYLSYNLNFLSVLVGPCSSYKDYVDFIEGKHISWRLKQHPAACNGQNGYDKTPEPSPRDAVCRKLLVCCGCITFFLVITRRLPITYNADDHFVSHASFLTRLTYAFISIQAARPKFYFAWTLADAVNNAAGYGFMGMDESGKPSWDLVSNLNIIGIETATSFKTFIDNWNIQTGIWLKTVCYDRAPKHRLALTFILSALWHGVYPGYYFTFLTAIPITIAARAIRRSVRHYFLGSRAVKLGYDVVTWAATQLAICYTVMPFLLLSVDHTVVYYRSMYFHVHIISILAAVALHQKHKPREPSATNKSPPPVSSSSSSSSSSSSSAACSAQCQAVHSNNNGKVN